One segment of Pseudoalteromonas rubra DNA contains the following:
- a CDS encoding Mu transposase C-terminal domain-containing protein, whose amino-acid sequence MFQINEVLQYEQTLYRILVVFEYYAIWIKVHDDKAFPEFVELAELEQGFQNEVLKRAADPYSDIITVIPESGSTAQVKRDENYAAIKPLVELEDFYEPKARGKVVHQVMVDTGKTKQTIYRFARRYWQRGQIPNALLPDYKNSGAKGKKRRATTTKLGRPRKYMKGTGALIDDFTEKLFRIAIERHVLTDKSKSFRYAHNRLKDIYQQYFPDLPEQELPTYWQMEHFYKREYRQVEKIEAQAGKIKLQKDIRPLTGTAVADVLGPGMRYEIDATIADIYLVSDSQRSNIVGRPVIYMVIDVFSRMVAGFYVGFENPSYAAAIQALHMAATDKTDYCREFGFDVSPEQWPCIGLPTALLADRGELMGHQIECLEKGFGVRLENTPPFRSEAKGIVERAFNTFQQAFKPFAPGVVTGTKTKKHGDRDYRLDAKLTIQEFTRIILASVLYHNQYHVIESYDKAADMPADLQNNPLAIWNWGLQHRTGRLRKPEAEHLRVALMPRARATISESGACIFGLYYTSAELLKLGWMHRGKDVKRPKSVEVAYDLAIADHIYIYCGPNSSDYFVCQLATRSRQFSGASFWDVWQQSDDLKHTHADAKLIADQQKRALERQVIDVVKQAEKAAPKHIGLSDAERIRNIRDNRAEEKAKERKARAHKPVEIDTSKSAQVHYLSEPDDDLDFPDFSDQLFGEDGDV is encoded by the coding sequence GTGTTTCAAATCAATGAAGTGTTGCAATACGAACAGACCTTGTATCGCATACTAGTGGTGTTTGAGTACTACGCTATTTGGATCAAAGTCCATGATGATAAGGCCTTCCCTGAGTTCGTTGAATTGGCTGAATTGGAGCAAGGCTTTCAGAATGAAGTACTAAAACGTGCGGCGGACCCATATAGCGACATCATTACTGTCATACCAGAATCCGGTTCTACAGCACAGGTAAAACGCGATGAGAACTATGCGGCAATTAAGCCCTTGGTAGAACTTGAAGACTTCTATGAGCCTAAAGCGCGTGGCAAAGTGGTTCATCAGGTAATGGTAGATACGGGCAAGACTAAGCAGACAATCTATCGTTTTGCACGTCGCTACTGGCAGCGAGGCCAGATCCCTAATGCACTGTTACCGGATTATAAAAACTCAGGGGCAAAGGGCAAAAAACGCCGGGCCACAACAACAAAGTTAGGCAGGCCTCGTAAGTATATGAAAGGTACCGGTGCCCTGATTGATGACTTTACTGAAAAACTGTTTCGTATTGCCATTGAGCGCCATGTACTGACTGATAAAAGTAAGTCCTTCAGATATGCCCACAATCGACTAAAAGATATTTATCAGCAGTACTTTCCTGACCTTCCGGAACAGGAATTACCGACTTATTGGCAAATGGAGCATTTTTACAAACGCGAATATCGCCAGGTAGAAAAAATTGAGGCTCAGGCCGGAAAGATCAAACTGCAAAAAGACATACGTCCTTTAACAGGTACCGCCGTTGCAGATGTTTTAGGCCCGGGAATGCGCTACGAGATTGACGCAACAATTGCAGATATTTACCTTGTGTCTGACTCCCAACGAAGCAATATCGTTGGTCGCCCAGTAATTTACATGGTAATCGATGTATTCAGTCGCATGGTGGCGGGGTTTTATGTCGGCTTTGAAAACCCTTCGTATGCAGCCGCCATTCAAGCACTTCATATGGCTGCGACTGATAAAACAGATTATTGCCGCGAGTTTGGCTTTGATGTATCACCAGAGCAATGGCCTTGTATAGGCCTACCTACCGCATTGTTGGCTGACAGAGGCGAGCTAATGGGGCATCAAATTGAATGCCTGGAAAAGGGTTTTGGCGTTCGCCTTGAAAATACCCCCCCATTCAGAAGCGAGGCAAAAGGCATCGTCGAAAGAGCATTTAATACTTTTCAGCAAGCATTCAAGCCGTTCGCACCAGGTGTGGTCACAGGCACCAAGACCAAAAAGCATGGAGACCGGGATTATCGCTTGGATGCCAAGCTTACGATTCAAGAGTTCACCAGAATTATTTTAGCGTCAGTACTTTATCACAACCAATATCACGTAATTGAAAGCTATGATAAAGCCGCAGATATGCCAGCGGACTTGCAAAATAACCCGTTAGCCATCTGGAATTGGGGCCTGCAACATCGTACTGGCCGTTTGAGAAAGCCTGAGGCAGAGCATCTCCGTGTAGCACTGATGCCGAGAGCTCGCGCAACCATATCTGAGTCAGGTGCTTGTATATTTGGTTTGTATTACACCAGCGCGGAGCTTTTGAAGTTGGGCTGGATGCATCGGGGTAAGGACGTTAAACGGCCCAAGAGTGTGGAAGTAGCATATGATCTGGCGATAGCTGATCATATCTATATTTACTGCGGTCCTAACAGCAGCGATTATTTTGTATGCCAGTTAGCCACACGTTCAAGGCAGTTTTCCGGAGCGAGCTTCTGGGATGTATGGCAGCAAAGTGATGATTTAAAACACACTCATGCTGATGCAAAACTGATAGCTGATCAGCAAAAGCGTGCTCTGGAACGTCAAGTGATCGATGTGGTTAAGCAGGCTGAAAAGGCCGCACCAAAACATATTGGTTTGTCGGATGCTGAGCGTATTCGCAATATTCGTGATAATCGAGCTGAAGAAAAAGCCAAAGAACGTAAAGCACGTGCCCATAAGCCAGTAGAAATTGATACCAGCAAATCGGCTCAAGTGCATTATCTCTCTGAACCGGATGATGATTTGGACTTTCCTGACTTTTCAGATCAACTGTTTGGGGAGGATGGCGACGTATGA
- a CDS encoding TnsA endonuclease C-terminal domain-containing protein, with translation MSRKIGHTEAQYRKWIKEGRGAGDNQDYKPWLTVYDAPSDGRVHRVFGYKSKRTHHLLSDLELSLFYLLEWRQDVLQVKEQFPLEREITLELAESAGIKHPNVRGVDQYLSSDFFVETTSRDLPYFALQAKYVSSFEDQRKIEILELEKRFWLEKQIPWQIVTEQEIPKVVKANVEWIYPLQGEHEEAEDSAIEQARFYADYFAKHPAKTLINACKEIDTAYGLDLGESLFEIRALLADRYFTFDIFTPVQKLQVGQLRLGNVEQIQEVFRVSNQ, from the coding sequence ATGTCTAGGAAGATTGGCCATACAGAGGCTCAGTATCGTAAGTGGATCAAAGAAGGCCGCGGTGCCGGTGACAATCAAGATTACAAGCCTTGGTTGACTGTTTACGATGCACCTTCAGACGGCCGTGTACATCGGGTTTTTGGTTATAAATCAAAACGCACTCATCATTTATTATCCGATCTTGAACTATCCCTGTTCTATTTGCTTGAGTGGCGGCAGGATGTGCTGCAAGTCAAAGAGCAGTTCCCTTTAGAGCGCGAGATAACGCTTGAGTTAGCGGAATCTGCGGGTATCAAGCACCCAAATGTTCGTGGCGTTGACCAATACCTTTCAAGTGACTTCTTTGTTGAAACAACCTCAAGAGATCTTCCCTACTTTGCGCTACAGGCCAAATACGTCAGCTCATTTGAAGATCAGCGAAAAATAGAAATACTCGAGCTCGAAAAGCGCTTTTGGCTTGAAAAGCAAATCCCCTGGCAAATAGTCACTGAGCAAGAGATCCCCAAAGTGGTTAAGGCGAATGTTGAGTGGATTTATCCATTGCAAGGCGAGCATGAAGAAGCTGAAGACTCAGCCATTGAGCAAGCCAGATTCTATGCCGATTACTTTGCAAAACATCCAGCTAAAACGCTTATAAATGCCTGCAAAGAGATAGATACCGCTTATGGACTAGACTTAGGGGAATCGTTGTTTGAAATAAGAGCTTTGCTGGCTGACAGGTACTTTACCTTCGATATTTTTACGCCAGTACAAAAGCTTCAGGTGGGTCAACTCCGATTAGGTAATGTTGAGCAAATTCAGGAGGTGTTTCGTGTTTCAAATCAATGA
- the glmS gene encoding glutamine--fructose-6-phosphate transaminase (isomerizing) — translation MCGIVGAVAERPVNRILIEGLKRLEYRGYDSAGVALSNAGTLNTVKAVGKVANLEAAVAEAGVSGHTGIAHTRWATHGGVTEVNAHPHISNEEIALVHNGIIENHESLRSVLKDDGYTFVSDTDTEVMVHLIHQLRQQHTSLLDSVKAAVKQLEGAYGTVVFDKANDDEIIVARSGSPLVIGLGLGENFIASDQLALLAVTRNFIFLEEGDVARITRETVEIYDINGEPVEREVVESNISQDVSGKGEYRHYMLKEIYEQPMAVRNTLEGRLDGDKVSVDAFGDQANQIFKDVKHVQIIACGTSYHSGMVARYWLEQYAGVSCNVEIASEFRYRESFVHENSLLVTISQSGETADTLAALRLAKEQGYMASMTICNVPGSSLVRESDLAFMTKAGAEIGVASTKAFTTQLVGLLMLTASIAQEKGRDQSVIVNAIKTLPNKLEESLNMAEGIEALAEEFADKHHSLFLGRGSQYPIAMEGALKLKEISYIHAEAYAAGELKHGPLALIDADMPIIVVAPNNELLEKLKSNVEEVRARGGIIYVFADKDSNFASDDTMRVMNVNHVEDIIAPVVYTIPLQLLSYYVAVIKGTDVDQPRNLAKSVTVE, via the coding sequence TGGATACGATTCAGCGGGTGTGGCATTAAGCAATGCAGGCACCCTGAATACGGTTAAGGCAGTCGGTAAAGTGGCGAACCTGGAAGCGGCTGTGGCCGAGGCTGGCGTTAGCGGTCATACGGGTATTGCGCATACACGCTGGGCAACACATGGTGGTGTAACAGAAGTAAACGCTCACCCACATATCTCTAATGAAGAGATCGCGCTGGTCCACAACGGCATCATCGAAAACCACGAGTCACTGCGCTCAGTATTAAAAGACGACGGCTATACGTTCGTGTCTGACACAGATACCGAAGTCATGGTCCACCTGATCCACCAACTGCGTCAGCAGCACACTTCTTTATTAGACTCAGTCAAAGCGGCAGTGAAGCAGCTGGAAGGTGCCTACGGTACAGTGGTATTCGACAAAGCCAACGACGACGAAATCATCGTTGCCCGTTCTGGCAGCCCACTGGTGATCGGCCTGGGTCTGGGTGAAAACTTCATCGCTTCTGATCAGCTGGCCCTGCTTGCTGTGACACGTAACTTTATCTTCTTAGAAGAAGGCGATGTGGCGCGCATCACCCGCGAAACAGTCGAAATTTACGACATCAACGGCGAGCCGGTTGAGCGTGAAGTGGTTGAATCCAACATTTCTCAGGACGTGTCGGGCAAAGGCGAATACCGCCACTATATGCTCAAAGAAATCTACGAGCAGCCAATGGCCGTGCGTAATACGCTGGAAGGGCGTTTAGACGGTGACAAAGTGTCAGTAGACGCATTTGGCGACCAGGCAAACCAGATCTTCAAAGACGTTAAACACGTGCAGATCATTGCCTGTGGTACCTCTTACCACTCTGGCATGGTGGCGCGTTACTGGCTTGAGCAATACGCAGGCGTAAGCTGTAATGTCGAAATAGCCTCTGAATTCCGCTATCGTGAGTCGTTCGTACACGAAAATAGCCTACTTGTGACCATTTCTCAGTCTGGTGAAACTGCCGATACGCTGGCGGCACTGCGCCTGGCGAAAGAGCAGGGTTACATGGCCTCTATGACCATTTGTAACGTCCCGGGCTCGTCACTGGTACGCGAATCCGATCTGGCCTTTATGACCAAAGCTGGTGCCGAGATTGGTGTTGCGTCAACTAAAGCATTCACAACGCAATTAGTGGGCTTATTGATGCTAACTGCGTCAATCGCACAGGAAAAAGGCCGCGACCAGAGCGTGATCGTGAACGCCATCAAGACCCTGCCAAACAAACTGGAAGAGTCACTGAACATGGCCGAAGGCATCGAAGCGCTGGCAGAAGAATTCGCCGACAAGCATCATTCACTGTTCCTGGGTCGTGGTTCACAGTACCCAATCGCAATGGAAGGCGCACTTAAGCTTAAAGAAATCTCGTACATTCACGCCGAAGCCTACGCCGCAGGCGAGCTGAAGCACGGCCCGTTGGCCCTGATCGACGCCGACATGCCAATCATCGTCGTCGCGCCAAATAACGAGCTGCTTGAAAAGCTGAAGTCAAACGTTGAAGAAGTCCGCGCCCGCGGCGGCATCATCTACGTCTTCGCAGACAAAGACTCCAACTTCGCATCAGACGACACTATGCGTGTAATGAACGTGAACCACGTAGAAGACATCATCGCACCCGTTGTCTATACAATCCCGCTACAGCTACTGTCGTACTACGTTGCCGTGATCAAAGGCACTGACGTCGACCAGCCACGTAACCTGGCTAAGTCAGTTACGGTAGAGTAA